The Procambarus clarkii isolate CNS0578487 chromosome 37, FALCON_Pclarkii_2.0, whole genome shotgun sequence nucleotide sequence gctgcacccccaccgcaggccagcggccgggccccccccccccccccgaagggcgagtgccagctggccgcgtgaggcactcaaagtggcagagcaacaacgtcccgtctgacgtaggatgtgagagcactactcttccacctgccgactgccattatttctgatgtggcgagcccgtcccgagacagctgggtgcgggCGTAGTCATCTGGAGGCAAGCCTAGCGCCGAGTGGGCAGCGTGTAGGATCCTGtagaaatctcgcctggtgacaggagcgcttgtaggatccgaagagtgttgattcctgaccatgtaagcgatacctggtccagtcggagcgtgcgtcgatttttttgtcgcgtagatcacctcccccgggctgaaagatataaggcagtaagggtgggcagaagcggcatgcagtgttatcgtgacaggcaagagcacagacgagagggaaaccctagatgaatcaatacggagacgaaaaacggggggagggagcccggcagcaggaattaagagattccttaattaacaatcctggatgagtaaagagttttccgaataattatactgtagcaatgaagggggctaacaattctaagaatcttccagcaaacggaagggggaagtacccttgctaagagcaaaggtgggagaaagccagtaggagaacagcaaggaagcacaaagcaactataacaggggtaatacgaaacactataaatcttgaatataaacaatacatataccaagaacgggtatatgcaattaagcaatatatacataaacaataaaatggaataagaaccaattcttaaagccaaatctataacatgcttgtgtcctaagcggatgtagaatgtgagcggggaacattacccttggtctccatcccatctctgcctccagacgggtgatagggctggatagaagccaaggagtctgccttaagtggccgctgagtgaagtcttgtgttgtcaatgagcgtctgcaagccgcagctagtacgccgtgaacttcggctacatcttttagaacaggagcaaagtgaattCGACGGCAGGGAACTGTCGTCCAGTAACTGTAAcaaggataataataagaatacagtGTCGTGaataatcgtacaatgtaagaatacaatgtaataacgtaaataaccgatgacggcaagtgccgcagaatggaagaaattaagaaagcaacgccaaaccataataacaatttatatttttaataaaataatactggaatgacagtaacgatacggaataatattaatactaccatatagcccagcaaataagggaagataatagtattaacgtaggccctgggcggctgcatcccgtcaccgctgcgtgcgttgtaatGGTGATAAGAGggatatccggctcgcgttctcttcctcgccgcagtagggtaaggaggggggggttccggcttgtcgtgtccggctttgcgagggcagcggcgggggcaggcagagtgagggcagagcccGTCTGTTTCCCCGTATTTATACagccccagactgcccgcgcaacgccgcgggacgcgctgcgcaaatgtttctttctcccccatcagaaacatccccgcttgcgatcaagcagtggccatttcctgtaaagaaaagctgtaaaatacctgccaacatttttatcaattttactgttaatttatcaAAAAATTTCTGCTAGTTTAaggacttacccgaaacgctatgcgtgctagtggctttgcaagaatgttaattcaacttattttctatattctctgttaacccccaatgtaacttcttgtatataaataaataaataaacactcCAGAGAATctgtataagtctctggtgcgcccccgcctggattattgcatacaggcattgagaccttatcttcagaaagacataactGCTCTGGAGAAgatgtgtaacggttctattgttacgtaaagtatggtgacaaataaacacataagacactaagatactatatatatatttggtcgaatatacagaagtacacaggtgatactttggtgtgagttgagcgcactgagcgtcgctacagtatctcgcaagtgtctgctctagaccacacttgaaagtagactcgttaatgtttgctattctgctgcttatatgctcgggcaacacctcaccgtgttgcccgggcaacgcctcacctcattcatctccaaaggttgacaggaatattaacaatgcatttggagcgagtatattattgggataatctactcgctacagaactccccctcccaggggatgaaaggaaaaatacttgatcttatacaaaaataaaatacaaaaatacttgtacgccctgctcgcgttacataaccatcaaagttaacttcctcctcttcgctgatgtcatctaactggggtcgtagggtgggaggtcgcacaggatcgtccgtcgtcgtaggatcaggttgtggtgcggctggtaactggggttgtagggtgggaggtcgtacaggatcgtctgttgtcgtaggtggcggtgctgctggtaactgtggtcgaaaagtgaactgcgtagtcggcggagcttacactgtcatctgacttagaaatggcgaatgaatttaatagcttcttttcatcgattggtgctaaccttgcaagtaaaatcccacagactcagacacacatcaacacatatctctcaggcagctatccaaactctcttctcctctcaccagtcagcccgtcagatgttgtgtccatcatacactcactaaaaaccaaaactgggaacatcagtgaaatcctatCCATTGTatgcaagagcgcctcccatgcccttgcaccacctatagctctgctgttcaacaaatcccttgagtgtcattcttagcccctgtcagtttggcttccgctctcaaaagagtaccaacgatgcaattattagtctccttgatataatttactcagcccttgacaaaaatgagtttccaattggactcttcattgacacgagaaaggcctttgatactgttattcacgattacctcttatgtaaactccatcattatggaatccgaggccatgcactggactatatccaatcctatcttagtgatagacaccaatgtgtagccatcaataatataatctctcccattctaccaataaccgttggagtgccacagggcagcatcttgggacccctactatttcttatatacattaatgatctgcctaatgtctctaacattctgaaacctattttgtttgctgatgatactaccctcatttactccaaccccaacccacatacactaaatgatgttgttaataatgaactaaaaaaagtccacttatggatgtcaaccaacaaactaacacttaacatagaaaagacctactacatcctatttggaagcaaatctacaaatgcaattcagcttcagattgacaatgtaaacattagcaataaaaatgatggaaagtttcttggaatattcttagacaagagactcaacttcagtactcacatacaacacatagctaagaaagtctctaaaacagttggtatactctccaaaatcagatattatgttcctaactctgctctcatctctctatattatgcactaatttatcccaatctcaactatggtatctgtgcatggggttcaaccactgcaaaccacctcaagtccatcatcacgcagcaaaaatctgctatcagaataatatcaaattctgctttcagacaacacacagcccccttgtttaactccctaaacatgctaaacataatctcactccacaaattctcttgtgtcaactacatttacaaaaccctgttcttaaatgcaaatccttgtctgaaactcttcctggacagatgtaataggacccattatcaccacaccagaaataaatatctctttgatatccccagagttaaacttaatctgtgtaaacactatgcaaataaagggacccagtttatggaactcactccctactgaattgaaaagctgtccaacttttacatcattcaaaatcaatactaaaaagtacctaatttcatcttcatagtttttcactttttgccttaaaattgcactgtatcaattgctacccaatctcccaacctttatgtttccaatttgaacatctttaccattgtgatcagcaacccgttctcgcaaattcgtaaagtcaatattgacttattaactacgtgcataggtgatatactaaacataatagatacccctaaaaagattcatagaaaacaccgaccttacctaaccttgttagtatcttaagataagcatcttattgtttcgtaattacaattattacttaacctatacctattataggttaggtaataattgtaattacgaagcaataagatgcttatcttaagatactaacaaggttaggtaaggtcggtgttttctatgaatctttttaggggtatctattatgtttagtatatcacctatgcacgtagttaataagtcaatattgactttacgaatttgcgagaacgggttggatcattgctgttttcttatatgtgctgccaatctgttgtatggtgtttataaatcttgtttatctgtatcttttgctacccagtctcccaatctttatgaacccattctgaacatctttaccattgtgatcattgctgtcttatatgtgctgtcaatctgctgtatggtgtctattaatcttgtttaaattactaatcaagctgtcaatgtaatcaatcagagctttaatataacaatgtgctttaatatacttacttatctctctcatctcatttttctcttgtaatgtatctttatcatttatcaattctgattgaaattacctacttaaaattatctgctagattaaggacctgcccgaaacgctgcgcgtactagtggctttacaggaatgtaaatactgtactatccaatgtattctcacaaacccaatgtaccttcttgtatatatataaataaataaataaataaataagttccaTTAATGTTCGGAGCACATCCACTATGGGAgtgctgtttccttcaaaaagcaTAATCGTGtagcattatgtttaaagaaacaattccaagtacattctttggtTGGAAAAACATGGGTATAAATACAAGTCGtaattgtaaatgaccagttacaaacaaaaataagaagtaggaaaaattgTATGTGGAACCATACAAAACATTGGAACCCTTAGGTGataagagggtaaacaaccgccgccatttcaGCAGCACCacagccggtgatgtccagcacgagcattaagggaaaaccttgacacaaactgcacctatcataaagaagaagcaccaccattgaccgccaagtgctcacatcaagtctaactctaagaaacaacactcaagccttgacgcttctcccaacatccgggagagaaaaccttcacacaaactgcacctgtcataaagaagatgaagactcgccagtgtccacagtgtcagaaggtattcacccgtcctggaagtgtgaagcgtcacatgttagtgcattcaggtgtcaaacctcatgagtgtccagagtgtgggaagagattcagtcgacgtggaaatatgaagactcacaggatggttcatgcggatgagagaccttttcaatgtgccgagtgtggcaaaaaatttagagaacgtggaactataatacaacacatgttagtgcattcaggtgacaaacctcacgagtgtccagagtgtgggaagaaattcagtcagcttggaaatatgaagactcacatgttagtgcattcaggtgagaaacctcatgaatgtcctgagtgtggaaagagattcagtcgttTTGGACACATGAAGaagcacaagatgatacatgcagtgcattcagtgcattcaggtgacaagcctcatgagtgtccagagtgtgggaagagattcagtcagcgtggaagtgtgaagtctcacatgttagtgcattcaggtgacaagtctcacgagtgtcctgagtgtgggaagagattcagtcggcgtgaacatttgaagaggcacaggatggtgcatgcggatgagagaccttttcaatgtgccgagtgtggcaaaaaatttagagaacgtggaactataataaggcacatgtcagtgcattcaggtgacaaaccgcaCGAGTGTCTggaatgtgggaagagattcagtcgtcttggaagtatgatgtctcacatgttagtgcattcaggtgacaaacctcatgaatgtcctgagtgtgggaagagattcagtcgtcttggacgcatgaagaggcacaagatgatacatgcagataataggctaaacccttcgagtgtggaaggtaattaagagaatgttgaaagataatgaggcacataatggtatattaacttacctttaatctaacagtgtgctatcacaatgttagttggatgttcttcagaggtaattatatttcgTTTGTGAAAAACACTTCTCCATGAAAGGTAAAAatctgaagatattttattacattgttcttttatgaaagttaggtgaccaaacaagaactagagaagctgtcactgtaggaaaacataaaattgcttataagtatagaaatatctatttagtttagcaaagataaaacaaagctttaaatgtttttcttcatatttatgttaataataatgtgctttgtttttgctctgtggaaatttatttaaaatttattatactctgtagctaagttacggacatttttgttgtaatattattttgcattggagttggtgaaaaagacagtctgagacgtacttaagaagAGATCATTTGATTGGTAGGGAAATGTATGCTAATCAAGGATTTTTCTGATCAAATTTATTTgtaaactgatgtccatttttttggcctatttatgagttcatctcttgtttataaatatttcactgaagagtttattgaaggcagactggtatttataactgtcagtcaagttactatgaaatttaaatttatattactctagaaatttatatcactctaaatttaccagaaatttatattactcttgcataactttatcagttatgctgtaattgtctgggaataatattttacccaatTTACCTGAGGGTAAATATAGCTGATGAgaacaggaagccagcagcttgttTCAGGCCCCCATtcgtccccccatttgccttgatcttttccagctatattttgaaattcagcacagttttggcagttatggcttcGGCGTGTGGGCAGTTCCATCAATCAATAAccatgtgggtgaaaaagcctggtTCAATGTTATATTAccctgattggcaattatattagcctgactggcatAATCCTCTCTGACAactatattatccaaactggcaattatattaagataatTGTGAATTACAAtaagcctgactggcaattatattagcatgactgtcaatttatatcaaagggatatttatttatgttgtggtgctcgtggattccattacatctatcaatgaagagtttcagattaggattagcatttaggaacaaggttttggacatataaatagcacaagagaatgtgtagagcgagtgtatatttagcatgttctgggatttaaagagagagatgctgtttgttgtttgaagacagttttatacTTCTGATAGCAGAGTTTTGtttgatgatgatgggcttgaagtaatttgcagtggatgaatgaaccccatgcacagataccgtatgttcAGATACCATCCCTAATTTACAAGAAAGcgtctagatttttagctccagccattgcattgctctacaacaaatcatttggactccaaacctttcctgatattctaaaaaaaacaaaaacaatagtAACCTTAGTCCGTAAAAGtggcaatctcactgaagtcaacaattatagacatatatcaattctgccagtttttgtctaaaatattttaaagactTAATCCACAAacagccttactcctatttagcaaaacaaaatatACTTATTTCTTGCCatgatggcttcaggcccaaaaaagaaCCACTCATGCaccgattagtatgattaacttgatatatGCACCTCTTGAAAGAAATAGGTAccttgttcatttatttgttggcCTATATAAGACTTTTTGATACTGTTAACACATtatccttcttaaattacaacattacggagtaagaggtcactcACTTTAATACCTACAATCTTGTCTCATTGGCGGGcaagtatgtctctgtgaatgattccaattctcccactctacccattaacactggtgttccaccgggcagtattcttcgccctctcgtctttctctacctccctttccagcccattGCCATTGTGATGGGTTTGGTTGGCgaatgttaccttaccttgaggtgttttcgggacatagcgcccccgcggcccggtcgtcgaccaggcctcctcgttgctggactggtcaaccaggctgttggacgcggctgctcgcagcctgaagcatgagtcacagcttggttgatcaggtatcctttggatatgtttatcgagttctctcttgaacactgtgaggggtcggccagttatgccccttatgtgtagtggaagcatgttgaacagtcttgggcctctgatgttgatagagtacctgttgcacctctgcttttcaatggggaaattctgcacatcctgccatgccttctggactcatgtgatgttatttctgtgtgcagatttgggaccagcccctctactattttccatgtataaattattatgtatttctcctgcctgcactcaagagaatacagatttaggctctttagtcggtcccaatagtttgttttttatgtttgtgtttttttttatgtttatgttttttattttttatgtttatttattttttatgtttatttattttttaatagtttatgtttagatgttttactgagtgcattctagcagtaaaggttctctgcacactctccaggtcagcaatttctccagctttgaaaggggctgtcattgtgcagcagtgttTCATACTAGAGAGTAGTagcatcttgaaaagtatcatcatttgtatagcatctctagtgtgaaaggttcttgttatccaacctgtcatttttctagcAGTTGTGACGGttgctttattgtgttctttatatgtaagttcatccgacatgagtacacccaaatcctttacattgccttttcattcTATGTTATGACTTGACTGCATTTTGTGcgtggtttccatttttatatattttttttccgtagcatatgagctggaacttatcttcgttaaacaccatattattttctgtagcccaaagaaaaacctgatttacatctgattggaggtttgccgtgtcctctatgttgtctaatctaataaaaatcctagtgtaatctgaaaaggatgatacagtactataggttgtccttgtctatgtctgatatgagaatgagaaaaagtactggagcaagcacagtaccctgggggactgagctcttcacggttgatgggctggatttcatTTTGTTgaatattacacattgggttctactagtcaggaaattgtagatccatctgcctatttttccggtaattacttttgaacgcattttatgtgcaataacaccatggtcacacttGTCGAAggtttttgcgaaatctgtgtaaattacatcagtgttTTGTCTTCTATGGCATCcagtgccatgtcatagtggttcaacaactgtgataggcaagagcgccctgttctgaaaccatgttgtccggggttatggagatgctgtgattccgtgtattttgtgatcttactttttTAACACTCTCTCAGAgaattttatgatgtgtgatgttagtgctaccaGTCCGtaatttttttgcctctgccttatttcctcctttatggagtggttctatctctgctgtttttagtattgtcagggataatgccagtatctaggctttgtccccaaagaatgtgaagggcctgtgatagtgtttttttacagtccttgatgaatatggagttcctagAATCGGGACCTGGTGTAGagagcataggcatactgtccatggcttcttcaaaatccagtggggatagggtgacatctgatatatgatttaatGTTGGTTTCATAGACATGAAAAACTCAttcgggttatcaatctttagtttaTTTAGTGTATCGCTGAAAACAAAGAGTTGTACTGtttcctcagtatttcgctcatttcttagTTGTCATTTgtaaaagttccatctccctttcgcagaggccctccagtattttccacatgtataatttttttttatctctctcgtctcctttctagtgagtacatttggagagctttgagacgatcccaataatttaggtgctttatcgtgtctatgtatgccatatataTGTTTTCTGTTTTccctttatttcagcaatctctcctgctttgagggggtgagtgagtactgagcagtaatcaagacaggacagcacaagtgatttgaatagtataaccattgtgatgggatctctggattttaaagttctgttgcttggagtggcccacagACCCACATATCTAGCACAGCCCTTTTGGTCCAGCACTTCAGTGGTCTCTGATTGTGATATGGCACCTCTAAtcctcattggttctattctgcatttccatcCATTTCTTTCGCTccaatttgttgttgttgttgttctgtgCAGATTTgtgacctggccttcaagtatcttccatgtatatattatttgacacCTCTCGCatctcctttccaaagagtacattttgaAAGCTTAgatacggtcccaataatttagatgtttatcgtgtctatgcatgctgtatattttcaatatattccctttaattcagagatctctcccgctctgaaagtgGAAGTGAGTtttgagcaatactcaagatgggacagcaccagtgattgaaatagtattagcattgctgtggggtctctggatttgaacgttctcataatccatcctatcattttccttgcAGCCGCTATATTTGTtcagttatgttcactaaatgttaggtcgtcagacctCATAATTCCCAAATCTTTTACGTATTGCTTTCCTTTTTTTGAGTAGgtccagttgtgtcttgtaccctgtgttttgTTGAAGTTactcgtttccaccatacctaagTACTGTAACTGGAACTTAtccccgttaaacatcatgtaattttcagttgcccaatcgaagactttATTAATATTTGCCTGCAGTTTTTCAGTGTCATTTATGGTAGAAATTTTCATTCTGATTTttttatcatctgcaaaggattatCTTGTGTACCTTACCTTGTGTTGGtttcagggcttagcatccccgcagcCCGATCATCACCCTGGCCTCCACGTTGCTTGCTGgtcaaccaggatgttggacgctgctgctcgcagcctgacgtatgagtcacagcctggttg carries:
- the LOC138372103 gene encoding zinc finger protein 98-like, coding for MKTRQCPQCQKVFTRPGSVKRHMLVHSGVKPHECPECGKRFSRRGNMKTHRMVHADERPFQCAECGKKFRERGTIIQHMLVHSGDKPHECPECGKKFSQLGNMKTHMLVHSGEKPHECPECGKRFSRFGHMKKHKMIHAVHSVHSGDKPHECPECGKRFSQRGSVKSHMLVHSGDKSHECPECGKRFSRREHLKRHRMVHADERPFQCAECGKKFRERGTIIRHMSVHSGDKPHECLECGKRFSRLGSMMSHMLVHSGDKPHECPECGKRFSRLGRMKRHKMIHADNRLNPSSVEGTALDYGIACVAVVAK